One window of the Synechococcus sp. CC9311 genome contains the following:
- a CDS encoding molybdopterin molybdotransferase MoeA yields the protein MPGPAEPYGREGLPLSEARHRLLEDISPINALTTVLLQEALGRVNAKSINAPASIPGFRASIMDGYALGQYHQPTVGQQWALQGRSAPGSPFNRVLNAGEAIRILTGAPLPEGAGWVLPQECVETSQTQLTLAAEVSDQPWIRAEDEECKAGDLLINPGQRLTPSQLGRLAGCGIATLEVHRKPRIGLLISGDELVPAGLERRAGAIWESNSTLLETILNSLHQVVHAKCVVPDQPEALRRALAELSNTCDVVVSTGGISAGDSDWIRTLVDELGQVSFWKLFLKPGRPFAFGHIKSQKGSVPFFGLPGNPVAAAVTALQLLWPALQILEGQQEPEYFPRVKVKLANALARRPGRPELARARLEVNANGELMARVSDSQASSRIGSLVQSDLLLEIPAQTGGLEAGESLWAQLIRSRLL from the coding sequence GAGGCGCTTGGGCGCGTCAATGCCAAGTCAATCAATGCTCCTGCCTCGATCCCAGGATTCCGAGCCTCGATCATGGATGGGTATGCCTTAGGGCAATACCATCAACCGACAGTCGGCCAGCAATGGGCTCTGCAAGGTCGATCAGCCCCTGGTTCTCCATTTAATCGGGTCTTAAACGCTGGTGAAGCCATCCGAATCTTGACCGGTGCCCCCCTCCCAGAAGGAGCAGGCTGGGTCTTGCCACAGGAATGCGTGGAGACCAGCCAAACGCAACTGACCTTGGCTGCTGAAGTTTCGGATCAACCCTGGATCCGAGCCGAAGACGAGGAATGCAAAGCCGGGGACCTATTGATCAATCCTGGCCAGCGCTTGACGCCTTCCCAGCTTGGACGTTTAGCAGGTTGCGGCATAGCCACGCTTGAAGTCCATCGCAAACCTCGCATTGGCCTCCTCATCAGCGGGGATGAGCTCGTGCCAGCCGGGCTAGAGCGACGAGCAGGAGCCATATGGGAAAGCAATAGCACCCTGCTTGAGACGATCCTGAACAGCCTCCACCAAGTGGTGCATGCAAAATGCGTGGTTCCCGACCAACCAGAAGCTTTGCGGCGGGCGTTAGCTGAGCTCAGCAACACCTGTGATGTTGTGGTGAGCACAGGGGGGATTTCAGCAGGTGACAGTGACTGGATCCGAACGCTGGTGGACGAATTAGGGCAGGTGAGTTTCTGGAAACTATTTCTGAAACCAGGGCGCCCCTTTGCCTTCGGGCACATCAAAAGCCAGAAAGGATCCGTGCCTTTCTTTGGCCTCCCTGGAAACCCAGTGGCTGCAGCGGTCACCGCCCTGCAACTGCTCTGGCCAGCCTTACAGATCTTGGAGGGTCAACAGGAGCCTGAGTACTTTCCACGCGTCAAAGTCAAACTGGCCAACGCTTTGGCTCGTCGGCCTGGCCGCCCCGAATTAGCCCGCGCTCGCTTGGAGGTCAATGCCAATGGAGAACTAATGGCGCGGGTGAGCGACTCTCAAGCCTCATCCCGCATTGGCTCCCTGGTTCAGAGCGATCTTTTGCTGGAGATTCCCGCACAAACAGGAGGGTTAGAAGCCGGCGAGAGTCTTTGGGCGCAACTCATACGATCCCGCCTCCTCTAA
- a CDS encoding molybdenum cofactor biosynthesis protein MoaE, with amino-acid sequence MKLLFFHPLLEVEGLMQKLEITVEIHSQPFDPWIRLSEWSSTAAASASFSGRVRDVAENGISLEALELTHYPGLCESLIREDAERLLMLHGATGALVIHRVGRLSPHEVIVLVAVEADRRGPAQRCCMALLEAIKHQAPFWKKEWRNGQGSWVSGNTPL; translated from the coding sequence ATGAAGTTGCTTTTCTTCCACCCTTTACTGGAGGTTGAAGGGTTGATGCAAAAACTGGAAATAACAGTTGAGATTCATAGCCAACCCTTTGATCCTTGGATTCGGTTGTCTGAATGGTCATCAACTGCCGCTGCTTCAGCCTCATTCAGTGGACGTGTTCGAGATGTGGCTGAAAATGGGATTTCGCTTGAAGCGCTTGAGCTCACGCACTATCCAGGACTGTGCGAAAGCTTGATCCGTGAGGATGCGGAAAGGTTGTTGATGCTGCATGGTGCGACAGGAGCGCTTGTGATCCATCGGGTTGGACGCTTATCGCCTCATGAGGTCATCGTGCTTGTGGCTGTTGAGGCTGATCGCCGTGGCCCTGCGCAACGTTGTTGCATGGCTTTGCTTGAAGCGATTAAGCATCAGGCCCCTTTTTGGAAAAAAGAGTGGAGGAACGGACAGGGCTCGTGGGTTAGCGGAAATACGCCACTTTGA
- a CDS encoding MoaD/ThiS family protein, which produces MTKSSERTLQVLLFASLRDQAGWDEQCILLPDKDVVTADDIWHQLKLGPRPASVQISINQRLVNSLTPVQIGDEVAFLPPFTGG; this is translated from the coding sequence ATGACGAAATCTTCGGAGAGAACACTCCAGGTGTTGTTGTTTGCTTCGCTTCGAGATCAGGCTGGTTGGGATGAACAGTGTATTTTGCTTCCCGACAAAGATGTTGTGACGGCTGATGATATCTGGCATCAATTAAAACTTGGACCTCGTCCTGCCTCTGTTCAGATTTCTATTAATCAGCGGTTGGTGAATTCGCTTACCCCTGTTCAAATAGGGGATGAAGTTGCTTTTCTTCCACCCTTTACTGGAGGTTGA
- the moaB gene encoding molybdenum cofactor biosynthesis protein B encodes MALSIALLTISDRRTRAEDTSGDALEQRLTAAGHQLSDRRICPDDRYQIRSELSQWIANPTVDVVITSGGTGLTGRDGTPEAVSPLLDKTIDGFGELFRVLSYESIGTSTLQSRCLAGVANGTIIFVLPGSLDAVQTAWDRLISSQLDANTRPCNLVQLLPRLREASWKATANPDP; translated from the coding sequence CTGGCCCTCTCAATTGCACTCCTCACCATTTCCGACCGCCGCACCAGGGCGGAAGACACCAGCGGTGACGCACTGGAACAACGCCTCACAGCCGCAGGTCATCAACTCAGTGACCGACGGATCTGCCCTGATGATCGCTATCAGATTCGCTCAGAACTCAGTCAGTGGATTGCCAATCCAACCGTTGATGTAGTGATAACAAGCGGCGGAACAGGCCTGACAGGCCGAGACGGGACCCCAGAAGCAGTCTCCCCATTGCTGGACAAAACCATCGACGGTTTTGGTGAACTCTTTCGCGTTCTTTCCTACGAGAGCATTGGAACGAGCACATTGCAAAGTCGTTGCCTAGCAGGCGTCGCCAATGGAACCATCATCTTTGTTCTTCCCGGTTCGTTAGATGCCGTTCAAACAGCTTGGGACCGATTGATCTCCAGCCAATTGGACGCGAACACGCGTCCCTGCAACCTCGTGCAACTATTGCCGCGATTACGGGAAGCATCTTGGAAAGCCACAGCGAATCCTGATCCGTGA
- the cobA gene encoding uroporphyrinogen-III C-methyltransferase — translation MTGTVYLVGAGPGDPDLLTVKAHRLLQCCDALVYDSLVPSEVLELVPETCERHFVGKRRGHHSVPQPSTNSVLVALGQRYKTVVRLKGGDPFLFGRGGEEAAHLVSHGVAVEVVPGVTAGIAAPAYAGIPVTHRRAGSSVTFVTGHEEIDKRRPSVNWRALATASDGLVIYMGLHNLPRIAEELIAGGLDGDTPVAVVQQGTVVGQRCLKAPLREVAEATRLEQFASPSIVVVGDVVNQQVSACAPEPAAVTMPIPF, via the coding sequence ATGACGGGCACTGTGTATCTCGTTGGAGCTGGACCAGGCGATCCTGATCTGCTCACCGTGAAAGCTCATCGCCTACTGCAATGTTGTGATGCCCTCGTCTACGACTCATTGGTTCCAAGTGAGGTTCTCGAACTTGTTCCCGAGACCTGTGAGCGACACTTTGTCGGCAAGCGCCGAGGGCACCATTCCGTGCCTCAGCCCAGTACCAACTCAGTGTTGGTGGCCTTGGGTCAGCGCTATAAAACGGTTGTGCGCTTAAAAGGTGGAGATCCCTTCCTGTTTGGCCGTGGTGGAGAGGAAGCAGCCCATCTGGTTTCCCATGGCGTTGCAGTCGAGGTTGTGCCTGGCGTGACGGCCGGGATTGCGGCTCCCGCTTATGCCGGAATACCGGTGACGCACCGACGAGCAGGCTCGTCGGTCACCTTTGTGACCGGTCATGAGGAGATCGATAAACGTCGTCCATCAGTGAATTGGCGTGCTTTGGCGACCGCAAGTGATGGCTTAGTGATTTATATGGGTTTGCATAATCTCCCGCGTATTGCTGAGGAATTAATCGCTGGCGGCCTTGACGGCGACACACCTGTTGCTGTGGTTCAGCAGGGCACTGTGGTGGGTCAACGCTGTCTAAAGGCACCCCTACGCGAGGTGGCAGAGGCCACTCGACTAGAACAATTTGCTTCACCTTCCATCGTGGTGGTGGGAGATGTGGTGAACCAACAAGTGAGTGCCTGTGCTCCTGAGCCAGCGGCGGTCACGATGCCGATTCCATTTTGA
- a CDS encoding DNA mismatch repair protein MutS: protein MNENHLTRSVPGASDPWPLLRKRGELSGGTALRLVIHGRSGGLISPCLQQIVDAVAERRTAPVELEVLTAEHPSPVQCDSQWLVPLLLLPGSHARSDVPLIRERLKAEGVVVKSLPFLGAWDCWWGLMSCWIADVAAKHPSMALVHHPLRPGLSDRFLASIQARFDLPVVPFDVWDQFAIDHPNVVPLPLSLAPNRMSEALRQVGGLPSLLENPQLRQGLIHCLALLP, encoded by the coding sequence ATGAATGAAAACCACCTGACTAGATCAGTTCCAGGGGCTTCAGATCCGTGGCCGTTGTTACGGAAACGTGGCGAATTGAGTGGTGGAACTGCCCTTCGTCTTGTGATCCATGGACGTTCAGGTGGATTGATATCCCCTTGCTTGCAGCAGATTGTGGATGCTGTGGCTGAGCGCCGAACGGCCCCAGTTGAATTGGAAGTGCTGACTGCAGAGCATCCATCGCCTGTGCAGTGCGATAGCCAGTGGCTTGTCCCTCTGCTCCTACTGCCTGGCAGTCATGCACGCAGTGACGTGCCGCTGATTCGTGAGCGCTTGAAGGCTGAGGGTGTTGTTGTGAAGTCGCTTCCTTTTCTTGGCGCTTGGGATTGTTGGTGGGGTCTCATGTCGTGTTGGATTGCGGATGTTGCTGCGAAGCATCCTTCTATGGCTTTGGTTCATCATCCATTGAGGCCAGGGCTGTCTGATCGTTTCCTGGCTTCAATTCAGGCTCGTTTTGACTTGCCTGTGGTGCCGTTTGATGTCTGGGACCAGTTTGCTATCGACCATCCCAACGTGGTTCCATTACCTCTTTCGTTAGCGCCCAATCGGATGTCTGAGGCGTTGCGTCAGGTTGGTGGCCTGCCATCCCTCCTTGAAAATCCCCAGCTTCGTCAGGGACTTATTCATTGTCTTGCCCTATTGCCGTGA